The following are encoded together in the Thiobacillus sp. SCUT-2 genome:
- a CDS encoding PAS domain-containing protein, whose protein sequence is MPISIEASLARLRNEFITLLPARIDMLEQYVEKIGRGERGAGAMLARAAHSLVGAAGVHRLTEVSAAARRLEAVAASLPPDGRPDDPRLFALHKALARLEAAAESPALGYMLPPEARLPVQIAVVSGDPDRSLWLRGTLEEAGYRVVVFSRPAELAAAGWAADRPAALILDLGSFDDDCAAARPVADLRAQHCPDAPLVFLSARADVAARLAACRAGATHYLTTPTRRDALLHCLASLEKLGSTRPYRVLVVDDDPAELAAQSQALRRAGMEVCETENPLEVPDLLCGFAAEVLLIDMDMPQCSGPELAAMLRADGRHDLVPVVYLSAAASPDRFALEHGAEYLLAKPADARRLTAAVSVCAKRYRQTQEQVEALRATLYERERHQHALDAHAIVSITDTAGNILYANDRFCEASGYGRHELLGQNHRIVKSGMHADALYVDLWQTITRGLIWHGELCNRRKDGSHYWVETTIVPFLDDDGHPYQYISIRTDITRVKEAEQRLARSQAYANIGTWDWNIETGDLYWSERIAPLFGHPEGSLATTYENFLAAVHPEDRLRVSGAVSACVELGREYDIEHRVVWPSGEVRWLLERGDVVRDADGNPLHMLGVVQDVTERKRIEIALEESRMRLEEAQSLAKLGHWTADLVTGALQWSDEIYRIFGLDPARFTPSIDAFTRAVHPDDWELIRASERRAAETGVHDVVHRIIRPDGEVRYVHELAQARVGASGELLQLSGTVQDVTELKQAEQGMQQAKEAAEAASRAKSEFLASMSHELRTPLNSILGFAQLFAMDPKLPPQSKDYAQEIERAGQHLLSLVNDLIDLARIEAGKLELLLAPVRVQDVVTDSLAMVAPIARDRGIQLVDAGGDGCGSTVVADSTRLQQVLINLLSNAIKYNRPAGAVRIGCHAERGATRIAIADDGPGIPADKQARMFTAFDRLGAERGQVEGSGIGLVITRRIVEAMGGSIGFESTEGRGSTFWVTLPVTTAAAPAAATAPLADATAGPATRAYVLYIEDNPMNQHLMERIFAARKHLALRMAHTAEIGIQLARAERPALIMMDINLPGMDGYAALEALRAEPTTAGVPVVAVTANAMKGEEKRGLEAGFDAYVTKPIDIPTLFNVIDTLVVDASARP, encoded by the coding sequence ATGCCCATTTCGATCGAGGCCTCCCTCGCCCGTCTGCGCAACGAATTCATCACCCTGCTGCCCGCGCGCATCGACATGCTGGAGCAGTACGTGGAGAAGATCGGGCGCGGCGAAAGAGGGGCCGGCGCCATGCTGGCCCGCGCCGCGCACAGCCTGGTCGGCGCCGCAGGCGTGCACCGGCTGACGGAGGTATCGGCCGCCGCCCGCAGGCTGGAAGCCGTCGCCGCCAGCCTGCCGCCCGACGGGCGGCCGGACGATCCCAGACTCTTCGCCCTGCACAAGGCGCTGGCGAGGCTCGAGGCCGCTGCGGAAAGTCCCGCGCTCGGCTACATGCTGCCGCCCGAGGCCCGCCTGCCGGTCCAGATCGCCGTGGTGAGCGGCGACCCGGATCGATCGCTCTGGCTGCGCGGGACGCTGGAAGAAGCCGGCTACCGCGTGGTCGTATTCAGCCGGCCCGCCGAGTTGGCCGCAGCGGGCTGGGCTGCGGACAGGCCGGCCGCGCTGATCCTCGACCTGGGGTCGTTCGACGACGACTGCGCGGCGGCCAGGCCGGTCGCGGACCTGCGGGCGCAGCATTGTCCGGACGCGCCCCTCGTGTTCCTGTCGGCGCGTGCCGACGTCGCAGCCCGGCTCGCCGCCTGTCGTGCCGGTGCGACGCACTACCTGACCACGCCGACCCGCCGCGACGCACTGCTGCACTGCCTGGCCAGCCTTGAAAAACTCGGATCGACGCGCCCGTACCGGGTGCTGGTCGTCGACGACGACCCCGCGGAACTCGCCGCACAATCGCAGGCCCTGCGCCGGGCCGGCATGGAGGTATGCGAGACGGAGAACCCGCTCGAGGTCCCCGATCTGCTGTGCGGGTTTGCCGCGGAGGTGCTGCTGATCGACATGGACATGCCGCAATGCAGCGGTCCCGAGCTGGCCGCCATGCTGCGCGCCGACGGGCGTCACGACCTCGTTCCCGTCGTCTACCTGTCGGCCGCCGCCAGCCCGGACCGTTTCGCGCTGGAACACGGTGCCGAGTACCTGCTCGCGAAGCCGGCGGACGCGCGCCGCCTGACGGCCGCCGTGTCGGTCTGCGCGAAGCGCTACCGGCAGACGCAGGAGCAGGTCGAGGCCCTGCGCGCCACGCTGTACGAACGCGAGCGCCACCAGCATGCGCTCGATGCGCATGCGATCGTCAGCATCACCGATACCGCGGGCAATATCCTCTACGCGAACGACCGCTTCTGCGAGGCGAGCGGCTACGGCCGCCACGAGCTGCTCGGGCAGAATCACCGCATCGTCAAGTCGGGCATGCATGCCGACGCACTCTATGTGGATCTGTGGCAGACGATCACGCGCGGCCTGATCTGGCACGGCGAGCTCTGCAACCGTCGCAAGGACGGCAGCCACTACTGGGTGGAAACCACGATCGTCCCGTTCCTCGACGACGACGGGCATCCCTACCAGTACATTTCCATCCGTACCGACATTACCCGCGTCAAGGAGGCCGAGCAGCGCCTGGCGCGCAGCCAGGCGTACGCCAACATCGGTACCTGGGACTGGAACATCGAGACCGGCGACCTCTACTGGTCCGAGCGCATCGCCCCGCTGTTTGGCCATCCCGAGGGGAGCCTCGCGACCACCTACGAGAACTTCCTCGCAGCCGTGCATCCGGAAGACCGGCTGCGGGTGTCCGGTGCCGTGAGCGCCTGCGTCGAACTCGGCAGGGAGTACGACATCGAGCACCGTGTCGTGTGGCCGAGCGGCGAGGTCCGCTGGCTGCTCGAGCGCGGCGACGTGGTGCGCGACGCGGACGGCAATCCGCTGCACATGCTGGGGGTGGTGCAGGACGTCACCGAGCGCAAGCGCATCGAGATCGCCCTGGAAGAAAGCCGCATGCGGCTGGAAGAGGCGCAGAGCCTCGCCAAGCTCGGACACTGGACAGCCGATCTGGTCACGGGGGCGCTGCAGTGGTCCGACGAGATCTACCGCATCTTCGGCCTCGACCCGGCGCGCTTCACCCCGAGCATCGACGCCTTCACGCGCGCGGTCCATCCGGACGACTGGGAGCTCATCCGCGCCAGCGAGCGGCGCGCAGCCGAAACCGGCGTGCACGACGTGGTGCACCGCATCATCCGGCCGGACGGCGAGGTGCGCTACGTCCACGAGCTCGCGCAGGCCCGGGTCGGCGCGAGCGGCGAGCTGCTGCAGCTCTCGGGCACGGTGCAGGACGTGACCGAGCTCAAGCAGGCGGAACAGGGCATGCAGCAGGCGAAGGAGGCTGCCGAAGCCGCCAGCCGCGCCAAGAGCGAATTTCTGGCCAGCATGAGCCACGAGCTGCGCACGCCGCTCAACTCCATTCTCGGCTTTGCCCAGCTGTTCGCCATGGACCCCAAGCTGCCGCCGCAGAGCAAGGATTACGCCCAGGAGATCGAACGCGCCGGCCAGCATCTGCTGTCGCTGGTCAACGATCTCATCGACCTTGCCCGCATCGAGGCAGGCAAGCTCGAGCTGTTGCTGGCGCCGGTGCGCGTGCAGGACGTCGTGACGGACAGCCTGGCGATGGTCGCGCCGATCGCCCGCGACCGCGGCATCCAGCTGGTCGACGCGGGCGGCGATGGCTGCGGCAGCACGGTCGTCGCCGACAGCACCCGGTTGCAGCAGGTATTGATCAACCTGCTCTCCAACGCGATCAAGTACAACCGTCCGGCCGGCGCAGTGCGCATCGGCTGCCATGCCGAGCGGGGCGCGACGCGCATCGCGATCGCCGATGACGGCCCGGGCATTCCTGCCGACAAGCAGGCGCGCATGTTCACGGCGTTCGACCGCCTCGGCGCCGAGCGCGGCCAGGTCGAGGGCAGCGGCATCGGCCTGGTGATCACCCGCCGCATCGTCGAGGCGATGGGCGGCAGCATCGGCTTCGAGAGCACCGAAGGCCGGGGCAGCACGTTCTGGGTGACGCTTCCGGTCACCACCGCCGCCGCGCCCGCTGCCGCGACGGCGCCCCTGGCCGACGCGACTGCCGGGCCGGCGACGCGCGCCTATGTGCTCTATATCGAGGACAACCCGATGAACCAGCATCTGATGGAGCGGATCTTCGCTGCGCGCAAGCATCTGGCGCTGCGCATGGCGCATACGGCCGAAATCGGCATCCAGCTGGCGCGCGCGGAGCGGCCGGCCCTGATCATGATGGACATCAACCTGCCCGGCATGGACGGCTACGCGGCCCTCGAGGCCCTGCGGGCGGAGCCGACCACCGCCGGCGTGCCGGTCGTCGCCGTCACCGCCAATGCCATGAAAGGCGAGGAGAAGCGCGGCCTCGAGGCCGGTTTCGATGCCTATGTCACGAAGCCCATCGACATTCCCACGCTGTTCAACGTGATCGACACGCTGGTCGTCGACGCCTCCGCCCGGCCATGA
- a CDS encoding response regulator, whose translation MSEPKRATYYTTREAARKIGVSLTTIQLWVESGVLSAWKTAGGHRRIPSDAVDAMLAGQRAAEGHAAPAHSVLIVEDEPVLRELYRIKFAEWKLAATLHLAQDGFDGLVMFGKYAPQLVIADLVMPGMDGFEMIRRLTQITEGAPAIVVVTALSAAEIDAHGGLPASIPVYSKPAPLGVLRHIVERTLRQATR comes from the coding sequence ATGTCTGAACCCAAGCGCGCTACCTACTACACCACCCGCGAGGCCGCCCGGAAAATCGGGGTGTCGCTCACGACCATCCAGCTCTGGGTCGAGTCGGGGGTGCTGTCGGCCTGGAAAACCGCCGGCGGCCATCGCCGCATCCCGAGCGACGCGGTCGACGCGATGCTGGCGGGCCAACGGGCGGCCGAGGGGCACGCGGCGCCCGCCCACAGCGTCCTCATCGTCGAGGACGAACCTGTCCTGCGCGAGCTCTACCGCATCAAATTCGCCGAATGGAAGCTTGCCGCCACCCTGCACCTGGCGCAGGACGGCTTCGACGGGCTGGTCATGTTCGGCAAATATGCCCCGCAGCTGGTGATCGCCGACCTCGTCATGCCCGGCATGGACGGTTTCGAGATGATCCGGCGGCTGACGCAGATCACGGAGGGCGCCCCCGCGATCGTCGTGGTGACCGCCCTGAGCGCCGCCGAAATCGACGCCCACGGCGGTCTTCCAGCGAGCATCCCGGTGTATTCCAAGCCGGCCCCGCTCGGTGTGCTGCGGCACATCGTCGAGCGGACCCTTCGACAGGCGACGCGCTGA
- a CDS encoding methyl-accepting chemotaxis protein, which produces MRNNLPVTNVEYILEDSETIVSKTDRHGNITYVNQDFINISGFSEEELLGAPQNIVRHPDMPVEAFADFWHTLKAGKAWTGLVKNRCKNGDHYWVEANAAPLIENGQIVGYTSIRTKPSRDAVQAAEAAYRAVKGGDKSLKIREGNAVRPSFLERCCLDAMSRLSLASILRMATVSMVILFAIVGVLGWLLADEAGHGLAGWLEVVALVGMPLAVLFGYACHRMVVVPLARARHDIDRMSSGDLTGRIHASGTGEVQSMMQALRILQINIKLLVGQIKQSTDIVNAGASEIASGNADLSSRTESQASSLEETASSMEELTSTVRQNAENAQTANQLVVSTADVAVKGGDVVHQVVDTMASIKESSKKIADIIGVIDGIAFQTNILALNAAVEAARAGEQGRGFAVVASEVRSLAQRSASAAKEIKTLIEDSVGKVDAGSTLADQAGVAMNEIVTSVKRVAAIMAEIASASHEQSDGIEQVNQAVGQMDEITQQNAALVEEAAAASETMQMQARKLAELVDVFRLVDGVAPLQAMQPARRAGTVIALPKARADRVQPARLAAKRR; this is translated from the coding sequence ATGCGCAACAATCTGCCGGTCACGAATGTCGAGTACATCCTCGAGGACAGCGAGACGATCGTGTCCAAGACCGATCGCCATGGCAACATCACCTACGTCAACCAGGACTTCATCAACATCAGCGGCTTCAGCGAGGAAGAACTGCTGGGCGCGCCGCAGAACATCGTGCGCCATCCCGACATGCCGGTCGAGGCCTTCGCCGACTTCTGGCACACGCTGAAGGCCGGCAAGGCGTGGACGGGGCTGGTGAAAAACCGCTGCAAGAACGGCGACCACTACTGGGTCGAGGCCAACGCCGCCCCCCTGATCGAAAACGGCCAGATCGTCGGCTACACCTCGATCCGCACCAAGCCGAGCCGCGACGCCGTGCAGGCCGCCGAGGCCGCCTACCGGGCCGTCAAGGGCGGCGACAAGTCGCTGAAGATCCGCGAAGGCAACGCCGTCCGCCCGTCCTTCCTCGAGCGTTGCTGCCTCGATGCCATGAGCCGCCTGTCGCTGGCATCGATCCTGCGGATGGCGACGGTCTCGATGGTCATCCTGTTCGCCATCGTCGGCGTGCTCGGCTGGCTGCTGGCGGACGAGGCCGGCCACGGGCTGGCCGGTTGGCTCGAGGTCGTCGCCCTCGTCGGCATGCCGCTCGCCGTCCTCTTCGGCTACGCGTGCCACCGCATGGTCGTCGTGCCGCTGGCCCGTGCGCGCCATGACATCGACCGCATGAGTTCTGGCGACCTGACGGGCCGCATCCACGCCAGCGGCACCGGCGAGGTCCAAAGCATGATGCAGGCGCTGCGCATCCTGCAGATCAACATCAAGCTGCTGGTCGGGCAGATCAAGCAGAGCACGGACATCGTCAACGCCGGCGCCAGCGAAATCGCCTCGGGCAACGCCGACCTGTCGTCGCGTACCGAATCGCAGGCCTCGAGCCTGGAAGAGACCGCGAGCTCGATGGAAGAGCTGACCAGCACCGTCAGGCAGAACGCGGAGAACGCGCAGACGGCCAACCAGCTCGTCGTGTCCACGGCCGACGTGGCCGTCAAGGGCGGCGACGTCGTGCACCAGGTCGTCGACACCATGGCCTCGATCAAGGAGAGCTCGAAGAAGATCGCCGACATCATCGGCGTCATCGACGGCATCGCCTTCCAGACCAACATCCTCGCGCTCAACGCCGCGGTCGAGGCCGCGCGTGCCGGCGAGCAGGGGCGCGGCTTTGCCGTCGTCGCCAGCGAGGTGCGCAGCCTCGCGCAGCGCAGCGCGAGCGCCGCCAAGGAGATCAAGACCCTGATCGAGGACTCCGTCGGCAAGGTCGACGCCGGCAGCACGCTCGCCGACCAGGCCGGCGTCGCGATGAACGAAATCGTCACCTCGGTCAAGCGCGTCGCCGCGATCATGGCCGAGATCGCCTCCGCGAGCCACGAACAGAGTGACGGCATCGAGCAGGTCAACCAGGCCGTCGGGCAGATGGACGAGATCACCCAGCAGAATGCCGCGCTGGTCGAGGAGGCCGCTGCAGCATCCGAAACCATGCAGATGCAGGCCCGCAAGCTCGCGGAACTGGTCGACGTCTTCCGGCTGGTGGATGGCGTGGCGCCGCTGCAGGCGATGCAGCCGGCTCGCCGCGCGGGCACCGTGATTGCCCTTCCCAAGGCACGGGCGGATCGCGTTCAGCCGGCACGGCTTGCCGCGAAGCGCAGGTAA
- a CDS encoding PAS domain S-box protein, which translates to MRNPFTGDAPAAFHSLIEAAPYPLFVADPAASFRFVYANPAAAERFGHPAARLLGMTLAECATDFGAEQVDALQREGHVVFTTLARLRGCECIQCEIRMTAVEIGGETYIAGVLHDVTQQSRAEQALQRSEAQLRTLIETLPDLVWLKDPEGVYLTCNQRFERFFGATRDAIVGRTDYDFVDRGLADFFREKDRLAIASDRPSVNEEEITYADDGHREYLETIKTPMYGPQGELIGVLGIARDITRRKELEAALKERFEVYQTAINTPALGFWLVDTQGALLEVNDAYVGQSGYSRDELLRMRIPDVEAVETPEDTAAHIEAIRQVGYGRFETMHRRKDGSLWPVEVIVTFSGIQGGRIFVFLEDITERRRAKEALERANEALEARVALRTAELSIAKEEAERASRAKSEFLSTMSHELRTPLNAVLGYSQLMQMQPDTNPSQRENLGEILKAGRHLLELINQVLDLARIESGRADFVIENVDCRALVETCLGLIAPLAQARHVGILLQPDALPTELFVRADSLRVRQVLLNLMSNAVKYNKEHGEVRIRLEADDAAIRFQVEDTGVGIPRARHAELFQPFNRIEARNSNVEGAGIGLVISRTLVEAMGGRIGFESQVGVGSTFWIELPRAELADAEAGTSPGTARQDIENT; encoded by the coding sequence ATGCGCAACCCATTCACAGGTGACGCCCCTGCTGCCTTCCACAGTCTGATCGAGGCGGCCCCGTATCCGCTTTTCGTGGCCGACCCGGCCGCGAGTTTCCGCTTCGTCTACGCGAACCCCGCCGCTGCCGAGCGCTTCGGGCATCCGGCCGCACGGCTGCTCGGCATGACGCTTGCCGAATGCGCGACCGACTTCGGCGCGGAGCAGGTCGATGCGCTGCAGCGCGAGGGTCACGTCGTTTTCACCACCCTGGCCCGGCTTCGGGGCTGCGAATGCATCCAGTGCGAAATCCGCATGACCGCCGTGGAAATCGGCGGCGAGACATACATCGCCGGCGTCCTTCATGACGTCACGCAGCAGAGCAGGGCCGAGCAGGCGCTGCAACGCAGCGAAGCCCAGCTGCGCACCCTGATCGAGACGCTGCCGGACCTGGTCTGGCTCAAGGATCCGGAGGGCGTCTACCTGACGTGCAACCAGCGGTTCGAGCGCTTCTTCGGCGCGACGCGGGACGCGATCGTCGGCAGGACCGACTACGACTTCGTCGATCGTGGGCTGGCGGACTTCTTCCGCGAGAAGGACAGGCTCGCCATCGCAAGCGACCGCCCGAGCGTGAACGAGGAGGAGATCACCTACGCGGACGACGGCCACCGCGAATATCTCGAGACCATCAAGACCCCCATGTACGGGCCGCAGGGCGAGCTGATCGGCGTCCTCGGAATCGCCCGTGACATCACCCGGCGCAAGGAACTCGAGGCCGCGCTCAAGGAACGATTCGAGGTCTACCAGACGGCCATCAACACGCCGGCACTCGGGTTCTGGCTGGTCGACACCCAGGGCGCACTGCTCGAAGTCAACGATGCCTACGTCGGGCAGTCGGGCTACAGCCGCGACGAGCTGCTCCGCATGCGCATTCCCGACGTCGAGGCAGTGGAAACGCCGGAGGACACCGCGGCCCATATCGAGGCGATCAGGCAAGTCGGCTATGGCCGCTTCGAGACGATGCACCGCCGGAAGGATGGCTCGCTCTGGCCGGTCGAGGTGATCGTCACCTTTTCCGGAATCCAGGGCGGCCGCATCTTCGTTTTCCTCGAGGACATCACCGAGCGCAGGCGCGCCAAGGAGGCGCTCGAACGCGCCAACGAGGCGCTGGAAGCACGGGTTGCGCTGCGCACCGCCGAACTGTCGATCGCCAAGGAGGAGGCCGAGCGGGCCAGCCGCGCCAAGTCCGAGTTCCTGTCGACGATGAGCCACGAACTTCGCACGCCCCTGAACGCCGTGCTCGGCTACAGCCAGCTGATGCAGATGCAGCCCGATACGAACCCGTCGCAGCGCGAGAACCTCGGCGAGATCCTCAAGGCGGGGCGGCATCTGCTCGAACTGATCAACCAGGTGCTCGATCTTGCCAGGATCGAATCCGGCCGCGCCGATTTCGTGATCGAAAACGTCGACTGCCGCGCGCTCGTCGAAACCTGTCTCGGGCTGATCGCACCGCTCGCGCAGGCACGGCACGTCGGAATCCTGCTGCAGCCCGATGCGCTGCCCACCGAGCTCTTCGTCCGCGCCGACTCGCTGCGCGTGCGCCAGGTCTTGCTCAACCTGATGAGCAACGCCGTCAAGTACAACAAGGAACATGGCGAGGTCAGGATCAGGCTGGAGGCGGACGATGCCGCGATCCGTTTCCAGGTCGAGGATACCGGCGTGGGCATTCCGCGCGCCCGGCACGCCGAGCTGTTCCAGCCCTTCAACCGTATCGAGGCACGCAACAGCAACGTCGAGGGGGCCGGCATCGGCCTCGTCATCAGCCGCACCCTGGTCGAGGCCATGGGCGGACGAATCGGCTTCGAGAGCCAGGTCGGCGTGGGCAGCACCTTCTGGATCGAGCTCCCGCGCGCCGAGCTCGCCGATGCCGAGGCTGGGACGTCGCCGGGCACGGCGAGGCAGGACATCGAAAACACATGA
- a CDS encoding metal-dependent hydrolase, giving the protein MRRMLAILSGFFASLALTLAGTVPTFAADGVTQLTWFGHAAFRIVTPKGKVLYLDPWLNNPMNPAAGKDKDALAGIDKADYILITHGHFDHVGDSVALAKKTGARLVTNFELGSNMAKLLGYPKEQMGFDTLMNIGGEIRIADGEVTVAMVPAIHSSGMQDPHAGPNAPDMVYGGNPGGFVLMIKDGPTIYDTGDTAYFSDMKLIREQYHPDVGLINVGGHFGMEPDMAAQAARAVGVKLAIPQHYGTFPILTQNPGGWAKAVGKAHIDALVMKPGTTIEFKGARRVK; this is encoded by the coding sequence ATGCGCCGCATGCTTGCCATCCTGAGCGGTTTCTTTGCCTCGCTCGCCCTCACCCTCGCCGGCACCGTTCCCACATTCGCGGCCGACGGCGTCACGCAGCTCACGTGGTTCGGCCACGCCGCCTTCCGCATCGTCACCCCCAAGGGCAAGGTGCTGTACCTCGACCCGTGGCTCAACAATCCGATGAATCCGGCCGCCGGCAAGGACAAGGATGCGCTCGCCGGGATCGACAAGGCCGACTACATCCTGATCACCCACGGCCACTTCGACCATGTGGGCGATTCGGTCGCACTGGCGAAGAAGACCGGCGCCAGGCTGGTGACGAACTTCGAGCTCGGCAGCAACATGGCCAAGCTGCTCGGCTATCCGAAGGAGCAGATGGGCTTCGACACGCTGATGAACATCGGCGGCGAGATCAGGATCGCCGACGGCGAGGTGACGGTCGCGATGGTGCCGGCGATCCATTCGAGCGGCATGCAGGACCCGCATGCCGGCCCCAACGCGCCCGACATGGTCTACGGCGGCAACCCCGGGGGATTCGTGCTGATGATCAAGGACGGCCCGACGATTTACGACACCGGCGACACCGCCTACTTCAGCGACATGAAGCTGATCCGCGAGCAGTACCATCCGGACGTCGGCCTCATCAACGTCGGCGGCCACTTCGGCATGGAACCCGACATGGCCGCGCAGGCCGCCAGGGCCGTCGGCGTGAAGCTCGCCATCCCGCAGCATTACGGCACCTTCCCCATCCTGACCCAGAATCCGGGTGGCTGGGCGAAGGCGGTCGGGAAGGCGCACATCGACGCCCTCGTGATGAAGCCGGGCACGACCATCGAGTTCAAGGGCGCCAGACGGGTGAAGTAA
- the dsrA gene encoding dissimilatory-type sulfite reductase subunit alpha, translating into MSKRKFDTPNLDELEHGPWPSFVTGLKRLAKESPMMNDLLGQLETSYQHMKGYWKGGTVGVFGYGGGVIPRFTELKDENGKPVFPEAAEFHTLRIQPPPGMHYTSDLLRKMCDAWQETGGSGLIAFHGQSGDIMLQGARTEDVQRAFDKFNEMGFDLGGAGPSLRTSMSCVGAARCEHSCFDEAKALRTVINNNIDDMHRPSLPYKFKFKFSGCPNDCVNAIMRSDLATIGTWRDNIRVDEKLVQDYMKAHGEEDLVNDVVTKCPTKAITLVSTAKFQPSEHVSAADLGNGKTMCIDNKNCVRCMHCLNVIPGGLRTGVDKGVTILVGGKGVLKIGATMGTVVIPFMKLETDEDFEKLNELGRNVIDFFAENALEHERTGEMIDRIGLTNFLEGVDLPVDPNMINQPRMNPFFRSDDWDEQVEKWLEYKASKTA; encoded by the coding sequence ATGAGCAAACGGAAGTTCGACACCCCCAACCTCGACGAGCTCGAGCATGGCCCATGGCCGAGCTTCGTGACCGGCCTCAAGCGCCTGGCCAAAGAGAGCCCGATGATGAACGACCTGCTGGGCCAGCTTGAAACGTCCTACCAGCACATGAAGGGCTACTGGAAGGGCGGCACGGTCGGTGTGTTCGGCTACGGCGGCGGCGTGATCCCGCGCTTCACCGAGCTGAAGGACGAGAACGGCAAGCCCGTGTTCCCCGAGGCGGCCGAATTCCACACCCTGCGCATCCAGCCGCCCCCCGGCATGCACTACACCTCCGACCTCTTGCGCAAGATGTGCGACGCATGGCAGGAAACGGGAGGTTCGGGTCTGATCGCGTTCCACGGGCAGTCGGGCGACATCATGCTCCAGGGCGCTCGAACGGAGGATGTGCAGCGCGCCTTCGACAAATTCAACGAGATGGGCTTCGACCTCGGCGGTGCCGGCCCCTCGCTGCGCACCTCGATGTCCTGCGTCGGCGCCGCCCGCTGCGAACATTCCTGCTTCGATGAGGCGAAGGCCCTGCGCACCGTCATCAACAACAACATCGACGACATGCACCGGCCGTCGCTGCCGTACAAGTTCAAGTTCAAGTTCTCCGGCTGCCCGAACGACTGCGTGAACGCCATCATGCGCTCGGACCTCGCGACGATCGGCACCTGGCGCGACAACATCCGCGTCGACGAGAAGCTGGTGCAAGACTACATGAAGGCCCACGGCGAGGAAGATCTCGTCAACGACGTGGTGACGAAGTGCCCGACCAAGGCCATCACACTCGTTTCCACCGCCAAGTTCCAGCCCAGCGAGCACGTCTCCGCCGCCGACCTCGGCAACGGCAAGACGATGTGCATCGACAACAAGAACTGCGTCCGCTGCATGCACTGCCTGAACGTCATCCCCGGCGGCCTGCGGACCGGCGTGGACAAGGGCGTGACCATCCTGGTGGGGGGCAAGGGCGTGCTGAAGATCGGCGCGACCATGGGCACGGTCGTGATTCCGTTCATGAAGCTCGAGACCGACGAGGACTTCGAGAAGCTGAACGAACTGGGGCGCAACGTGATCGACTTCTTCGCCGAGAACGCGCTGGAGCACGAGCGTACCGGCGAGATGATCGACCGCATCGGCCTGACCAACTTCCTCGAAGGCGTGGATCTTCCGGTCGACCCCAACATGATCAACCAGCCGCGCATGAACCCGTTCTTCCGTTCCGACGACTGGGACGAGCAGGTCGAGAAGTGGCTGGAGTACAAGGCCAGCAAGACCGCCTGA
- a CDS encoding type I restriction enzyme subunit R domain-containing protein, translating to MPRRAHGSASDKALLMPHIYPKEVRKRLETRFKNPVDPFKLVIVRDMWLTGFDAPCLHTMYVDKPMRGHNLMQAIARVNRVFKDKPGGLVVDYIGIANELTAALADYTQAKGRGKPTIDAREALAVLQEQMDVLHDMLHGVEHGDFRTKAWQLLPAVANHVLGLDDGKKRFADTVLAASKAFALCCTLDEA from the coding sequence ATGCCGCGGCGGGCCCACGGGTCGGCGTCGGACAAGGCGCTGCTGATGCCGCATATCTATCCCAAGGAAGTCCGCAAGCGCCTGGAAACACGCTTCAAGAACCCAGTCGACCCGTTCAAGCTGGTCATCGTGCGCGACATGTGGCTGACGGGCTTCGACGCGCCGTGCCTGCACACGATGTACGTGGACAAGCCGATGCGCGGACACAACCTGATGCAGGCCATCGCCCGCGTGAACCGTGTGTTCAAGGACAAGCCGGGCGGATTGGTCGTGGATTACATCGGCATCGCCAATGAGCTGACGGCCGCCTTGGCGGACTACACGCAGGCCAAGGGCCGCGGCAAACCGACCATCGACGCCCGCGAGGCGCTGGCCGTGCTGCAAGAGCAGATGGATGTGCTCCACGACATGCTGCATGGTGTGGAACACGGGGATTTCCGGACCAAGGCCTGGCAGCTTCTGCCGGCCGTGGCCAACCACGTGCTCGGTCTGGACGACGGCAAGAAACGGTTCGCCGACACGGTGCTGGCCGCCAGCAAGGCCTTCGCGCTGTGCTGCACGCTGGACGAGGCTTAA